AACGAAATGTAAGGCATTGGAGTATGGGACTCATACAACAGGACTCATAACCAATCTAATCGGAGACATTCCAGACATTCCTCTTGTCACCGATATGGCAAAAAATATTGCTGCAGGCGTATCTGCAGTAGCTCACGTAGCTGaatatggaataaatattgCCTCGACAGCGATGGAATGTGATGACTGGAATTTTGAGGAAATAAAGGCAATTATGGAAAAAAGATTTAGTGAGATAGACAGGAAACTTGACAAAATGACGCAAACTATGGAAAAAGTCACCAAAATGGTAACTAAAACTTTATATAGCGTTGAGAAAACTCGAGAAGAGATGAAATGGGGTTTTAAAACCATACTAGCAACTCTGAAAAATCTCGAAATACAAACAATactgagtaaaataaataaattttctcgatattttcaggaaaaaaggGACGAAATAATCAGACTGCCGGCAGATCAATTCGTATTTCGTTTAACAGAGAAAGACGGTATTCTAAGCTACTTGAAAAAAGTAAGGCTGCCTGAAGGTTTGCACTCATATCTGCTTGAACTAATGGACAAAAAGAGTAATTTTACGATTCCTGAAAATGCTGATGATTCAAAAGCATTTCAAGCACTATACGTTTTAATTTATGGAACACAAACTTATGCAACAgttctgttttttcttctaaaacaaCACTGCTTTCTTGCAGACTACTACTATCAGAAAGGCAAAGACAAAGAGTTCAAcgttcaaatcaatattttaattactaccTTCAATGACTTCAAAGCATCCTTAACTGGAGACAAGGGTTTAATTAATGACGTCATTGAAACGTTGGATGaagttaaaaacaaagatttcaTTCAAGATGTCAAGAATGAGTTATATGTAGACATATCAAAGAGAGAAGATGCTTTGAAAGAACTAAAGTCTAAAATAACAGGCATGGTCTTAAATGTCATAGAGGACATGCCACAACCTGTTGATGATATCGACTTCTCAGGTACTGTTATTCCATCTAACTATGGAGATTGGGATGTGAAATCAAAAGTAAGGTATGCTGTGCAACTAAGAAAAAATGGTGCTTACTCTAAATTTAGTCAGTGGACTGAGCCTGTCAAAGTGGAGAGTCAAGCAAACCCTATTGTTAAAGTACCCAGAGACGAGCAGGGAAGACAGAGGCtagtttttcgaaaatttaatgaaaacaaagcCGAACTAGTATACGTTTTAACAAAATCTCAGGTAGAGTTTCGAGATGTTGATCGAGATCTTTATGATGCAGTGGGAAGTAAAGATCAAATTAAAGCTTTGGAATATATTCCCAAATTACTTAAAGGAGGTGCAAATGTGAATGcagtttttgaaactaaaagaaACGTTATGCATGCTGCCGCTGAAAGTGGAAACGTAAAAATTGCTATGCGATATCTTTCAAATGATACACAAGATGAACTTGTAAATGCTAGGGATGAAAGAGGATTTACACCATTACATGTTGCTGCAGGCACTAAAATCTCcaaatttgtatatttcttgGTTACTCATAATGCCAGCATAAATGCCCAAACCAAGTTAGATAGATTAACACCACTACATATTGCTTCGAAAAAGGGCTACTACTCTACGGTTAAATATCTACTTGCAGCAGATAAAATCGAAatcaatcaaaaagaaaaatcggGCTATACGTCTCTACATTTTGCTGTACGCGGTACTCCCAAAACTATCAAACTGTTGCTTGAAGACGAAAAGATCTTAGTTAATGCTAAGTCAAATTTCGGCCTAACTCCTTTCCACTTGGCTGTCATGAAAGGGGATAGAGGCATATGTGATGCATTGTTAAATAGTGGCAAAGTAGATGTAAATGCTGGAAATAAAGATAATCTAACACCACTTCACTTCGCTGCAATGGAAGGAAATATAGATATGATACAGTACCTTCTGTCAGGGAAGAAGGAAGTTGAGGAAGTTAATGTCAATGCAGTAACGTCTGATAATAATTGGACACCACTTTTTGTGACTGTATATTTCAAACAGGAAAATGCTGCTCTTGAATTTCTTAAACACAACAAGATTGATGTCAGTATTTCTTCCAAAGAAAATGTCACTCTTCTTCAACTATCCGTTGCAACCGGACAGATGAATGTATtcgatgaaatattaaaaaaggattCCAATCCTGAGGCAGTATCAAAAGATGGATTTACTGCCTTGCATCTAGCAGCTTTGAGGTCAGAGAccaattttactgcaaaattgctggataaaaatgttaatattaatgcaaaagCAGATGATGGATCTACTCCTTTGCATTTGGCGTCAAAATCTGACAGAACAGATCAAGTCATACTTTTAGTTAACAGAGGAGCAAATGTGAAATTGTATGATAACAAGGAACTTTTACCATTGCAAtacttaataagaaataataatcttGAAGCTAtgaaaacaatgataaataaatatccaaGTTTTTCTGATCTTACTACGGAAGAAGGTTTTGCAATAGTGaagtattgttattattttatctttagcAAAATCTATgattattacaaaaacaaagattcaattcaatttcgaaaatataaagatttaccTCCTTTAGAAGTTTTTAACAAGATGGGTTACTATGAAGCACTTAGCATTATAACAAATAAACCGCCGTCAATTTATTTAGTCAACGCCACAATGGAATTAGCTAACGGAGAGATAAAAAACTGCATTGGAAGAGAAAAGATCAAAGGTGAAGCACCATGCAATTTtacaattactaaaataaagcttaatttcCAACCTAATAATTTAACAGCGCTACAACTAGCACATTCTTTAAGAAATTCTATCAGTAGAAATTTGAACAGCCAAAGTTCCTTTAAGGCAGAAGTTACTGAtgtcaaaaattacttttcaaatttcgaAAGCTCTTTGATGCAAAGTATTGATACTAATGGAATGCTGTTGTTACTGGATCTGATTATTCGAAAGTTCAAAAATGAAAGATACAAAAGGAATTTCAAACATCCTTCATATACTTTGGAATCTCAAGTTGTGGCATTGAAAGTTATTGAGAAATTTAGTGAGTTTGTGGACAGTATTAGTGATGTACCAGCAGAAGAGTTGGTAGATCTCGCTAAGTTGCATTCAGATATATACAAATCCATTGAAGGTGGAAACAGAGACATGATTTTCAGTATTCTGTGCGATCAAACAAGGCACATTTTGAATCCTGAGCTACTGAAGGCTTTCTTTTCTGATCTCGTTACTAATGCTCCTGAAAACCAAAACTCTCTTAACACTGTAGCACAACATTGCTTGTCCAAAACTAAAAATCGAAATGCAAACAAGATATAAGAAATTACTTCGCTGCTTAtggtaattaaatttctaatttgaaatcGCTCCTTTagctttttttgtaatgtttttttttaaagtacatttatcaattaattgatATTGTGCCAAGAATAGAACCTGAGAAGCTTTCATTTCCCGTCTTGTTTCCCCTCTAAACTCTAAACAGCTGagatttaataagttaaattctaatagtgattttactgttaatGGCTACTTCCTGATATTTTATTTCGCCGTAGTTTATTGTGCtcctcaaaatctatttttttaaataaattatgaactttgtatcattattttcaatctttttaataGTACATATCGCTCATTTGGTTAAACAATGACGTAACGGATAGTTTCTATAACATATTAGAGCCCTtagatagtataggagcctagTAACATATCAGTTACGTCATTGTTTAACCAAATGAGcgatatttacaatttatataacTTTGACAGAGTGAACAAAAGGTTTTGTTCCTAAACAGGATCCATACCCTTTGCCACCGAATATTTCGGTGCTTTTTCTTTAAAccgaatttgttttaattacgtTTTTGTAAGATATTTACCAATACATAAATAGTGatactttcattttgttttaattatttttaatcattgttttttcaactctcattattaaaaatattagtactaatatattagtaaatatatagGTACACAAatgtttagttttgtttctattttgatCTATCATTTTACcaaagtaatttatttgaaatataaatatttataaattagagtGCAATATTTCCAAAGAACATCAAACAGCAATGTTTTAtctatcagaaaaaataattggtagcgaatttcattaattgtttttttttttctagtttgtttATGGTGTAAATTCGGTTCTTATATCCATGAAAAGATTTTAGCTGCAATTTTTTGAGCTATGAAAATGAGTGAAAGAGTCTTACCTCAAATTTAATATgaactatattttaagcaaatcataactggtaatattttacttctacGGTTTTCAATTcgatatacagggtgtctcagttaagcgtttcagaacttctaagaggggtagggggcaccctgacgactcgaaatcatctagcaatgtggggtcggaaatgctttcctgaagcggtgacgtacacagaagcaccataaagaaaagagaccgtaagtgaaaaatcgctataataatGCAATCATGATTTAAATNNNNNNNNNNNNNNNNNNNNNNNNNNNNNNNNNNNNNNNNNNNNNNNNNNNNNNNNNNNNNNNNNNNNNNNNNNNNNNNNNNNNNNNNNNNNNNNNNNNNNNNNNNNNNNNNNNNNNNNNNNNNNNNNNNNNNNNNNNNNNNNNNNNNNNNNNNNNNNNNNNNNNNNNNNNNNNNNNNNNNNNNNNNNNNNNNNNNNNNNNNNNNNNNNNNNNNNNNNNNNNNNNNNNNNNNNNNNNNNNNNNNNNNNNNNNNNNNNNNNNNNNNNNNNNNNNNNNNNNNNNNNNNNNNNNNNNNNNNNNNNNNNNNNNNNNNNNNNNNNNNNNNNNNNNNNNNNNNNNNNNNNNNNNNNNNNNNNNNNNNNNNNNNNNNNNNNNNNNNNNNNNNNNNNNNNNNNNNNNNNNNNNNNNNNNNNNNNNNNNNNNNNNNNNNNNNNNNNNNNNNNNNNNNNNNNNNNNNNNNNNNNNNNNNNNNNNNNNNNNNNNNNNNNNNNNNNNNNNNNNNNNNNNNNNNNNNNNNNNNNNNNNNNNNNNNNNNNNNNNNNNNNNNNNNNNNNNNNNNNNNNNNNNNNNNNNNNNNNNNNNNNNNNNNNNNNNNNNNNNNNNNNNNNNNNNNNNNNNNNNNNNNNNNNNNNNNtctattttagtattttgtcgaaagcgctttttttcacgaatttatatattacgaatttatttgacgatttttgatttatatcacgaatttatttgttttattattgttattagttattcattgaaaaatgagtctcagtcgtgctgttacgcttttaagattttatacaaagcacatttctaataggtttaacgaattacatgtcatttatttgaattcaaatttattttaatgacttagtatttactaaaaagatgtaatttatttttaaagaaaaagttgttatatggatttgaatgattgtttcgaattcttagaattttgtgcattttcaATGTaactaagttagtagcgagcgaagcgagcttggtttgcgaaacaaaccatataagattgcgttgcaattttcgggggttggcgagcgtaaGCGAGCAGAGGGCGCAGCCTActagtactaattaattagtgcagatgatattttaagttacaaaatcaaacacaaaaatgtactctCTGTGAAtaagcataactttttttcgacgaattcaGACTTCAGCTCTCTAAGATATAGGGgttagccacaatctgggaagtATGGCCCTAATAGTATGGTTAGGAGAGCGGCCCAAAGTTTTGATCCCTAAATGTtggttttactttttgcgtatttcgccatatctcgataattttttaaacgaattgaaaacttttttcacacaattattaaattcgcttattcagaaataattccatgcaaaaaatatacaatgcataaaatttttatgcatctcAACGGCAAAAATGGTGGAAACAACTTTACATCAAAACGTTGTAGCGAAACACCATACATGATTCTTGGATCTAAGTGTACAGTGAGCCAAAAACGTGGGCAACCCTGgataactttcgatctaatgatcggatctttaaattcattctaaGACTCATTCTCGATGCTCGAAACGGTAGCCTCGATTAGATTGATTAATACGTGAAGACGATATCttatgttacgaaatcagacaaaaattaaagtactttctctgaataaaaatactttttcttcaacggatttggatttttgaccaccaaaatataggggggagctgcaatctgggaaatatggtccccatagtatGGTCAGGATAGCGATTTAATGTTtgaaccctttaatgttaattttacttttttgcgtattttgcctcttgagaactttttaagtgaattgaaaaaattttgcagacaattataaatttcgtttgtccaaagcaaaaaaataaatttccatattGTTCCAATATCCAAATATtgttccatgcaaaaaaataaatttcagtaaatatttattattttattaaacaatagttgaataaattttgaattgtaaggtatacatttttttacttcttttaaaatacgtaattttACACGGCAAAATGCAGATTGTAAGCAAAATCCTTTAAGTAGATCctcagaaatcgaattttaaatatctgactttttagaaattcaatttctcaggaacaattcaaccgattttgctgaaatgttgtattttgccatgtaaaattatattctttcaaatgacgcaaaaaattgtatacttcacaattcaaaattgttttcaccattcttaaataaaataataaaaaataatcaatatttactaaaatatatgttttacatgggttatctttggataaacgaatttaataattgtttgcaaaaatttttaaattcacttaaaaagttctcgagatataacGAGATACGTAAggagtaaaattaactttaaggggttcaaactttggagctCTTTCCAgcccaaactattaggaccatatttcccagattgcagctaagACCTATATATTGGGGGTCAGGACCTATATACTAGGGGTcgtaaaaaaggtatgtttattcagaggaaataagtttttgcgtctgatttcgtaactaaaaatatcgtctgcacttattaattagcatggttgaggtcacccccttaaGCCATTAACATTAAGTCCTAgtacgtgaagatccgatcattagatcaaaagttatttaggtttgtcaatttttttttgacgcaCTACAtactaaaatgttcttttacactactaAGTGTGAATTTGCCACCACCATTTTTGCTATTCAATACCACTAAAACTGATATATACAGCAAGATATGTTACACATAAGCATCAGAAATACGGTATGAAGCAAGAATCATTAATCTAAAATGCATtgacaaatatttcttaaaataaaattagcttgtTTATAAAAAGCTTACTCAGCAAAGAAGGAATACTTATATGAGTTCGAGTTATCAAAGTTTCACGATTCGGAAACCGATGTTAATTAAATCGTGGCTGAGTGGcacagttggtttgtcgtcggccttctgcgCCCAAGTCTGCGGTTTGATCCCCGGCCCAGataccggattttcgggatgcagaaaatcctcagcggccatgtcgtatgattatgcggcatgtaaaagatccctggagtgccttattggctcttggcatttccgggtaaattaataattcctaGTTCagtttagcatccaaatagagtccaaattaacatgatcaacggtatctcacccattgcggtggtcctgaaagagtggataccacctctggagaacgcactaggtctgcgcatcggcaagaccgattgtgcagctcattggaaattaaagaaaatattaattaaatctaattgaattatttaatacaattggcCGATTTATGTTAATCATCTTGTGAGAACATCTTGTTCTttattatacaactaaaaaaataatctctttttatAACAGTTTGCCTATTTTGGAGTTAAACGCTTGGTGTTCACAttctttgattattattattattattttttagaattttaggtTCTCTAGTCATATGTTATTTAGCGAAAATGGCTACTCGCAACCACCAAATCGCCCTACGTCTGTAACAGAATTTGAAAGCTTTGACAGAAGTGGACCCACTAAAATGgtagtgtattttttaaaataagtaaaatatttgctgCAGTTTTGTACATGCATACCGTTATAGCAACCTCGCGTTATAGCGTCAATTATTTCTAACACCACAGAAATCGTTATAACGATGCTtcgattgcatttttatttagcctagtatttttgtatacttaatttattgtatCCACCGTATACTTAAACTGTCTGAAAAGTAATAACGCATACATATTGATACATTTATTACCAAATGTTCTTAATAGAACATATAATATTACTATgcaattgaaagatttttaattatttcaacacaatatttgttttttaatattttttttgtaggaaatatttttgacagCTCAGGTAATTCTAACAGGTGGTAATGGAACTTCTTGACATTGAATAAcgaaaattaatctttatacCTTCATTTATACCTTCATTATTTCACGTATATCAATTTCCCAGTGATGTTGGCACATTAAAAGGAAAGTgcttaagatatttattttggttattttaagcaagaaatgttatcattaatttctttaaatttattaaacattttatttcaacgttactgaatatttttataaaatgaattctgTCTTTTATGTAGCAAGGGATTAAattgttgaattaattattaaattattgcttgttaattattttattgattgctTAATTGTTTGTGAAGTGGTTGACAGAATGGACTGCGTTAGAATCTATAATAGTTTCCATTCCTATTCTCTTgcgaatttgaaataataaatgattagaGACAAAATATAGCCACAAAGTCTTATAACCAGAGACAAAACCAAGTTCAGTATATTTTGGGaggaaaaaattagtaaatatgaaaagtaatatttttcttacaaattttgccaaaaaatagtgattttgaAGCAGACTGAATCCTGGAAACCCTAGTAACAGTCACacaacaaacaatattttcaaaaatgcttcatAAAGAAACATGTTCAGACACACAAgtggttttaaatttaagaaaacatagATGAAAGCTTCcaaaattttaccgaataactacaaacaatgcaatttttttaatatatttagatcaaaattaattgcaagCGCAATAATCCACACAGAACAAAACTTAATGTGTACATTTCAGAAGCTTTAGCTGttaactcttaaaaattaatattttaagggtaaaatttaaacaaatactgGGCTATAACTTGGAAATAGAGGAAACTGCCATTCTATGGAATACACCAcgtttttgaattgtttttgagtttttttaatggcttttaaaataagtgatttgatgaatttttaagtGACAATGTatagagcatttttaaaaataaataaatatttatccttATAAAAAGTTCTTTCCTGATGTTtcaaatgcagcaaaaatatttctgacatcATTCTAAACTCATTTGCTTTTAGGAAGTAAATTTCGGTTTATCCAGGTTCTCTGCCTCACCCAGTATTTGGacgaaaaatatattaggaaaagtttttgaagcataaaataaaatagtaaaattaatattaaattttaaacattaacacattaaagttaaatattaaacataataaagttatattaaaaattgtttatccgGGTTTTCTGCCGTGCCCCGTATTTGGACGAAAAATATGttaggaaaatttttgaaacataaagtaaaattagtattaagttttaaactttaacataataaagtcaaatattaaacataataaatttatataaaaattgtttgtccgGGTTTTTTGGTCGAAACTTGTATTTGAACGAAGCTTATATTTGGGAAAGTTACTCAAAGTAAAActggtattaaattttaaaaattaagcagtgtGAAACAGAAAATGATACCGGGTAATCTTTACATTGGAAGAAATCAAAGAATTACTTGAAGTCTGTTTCCCACAGAAACAATtaagaagcatttattttttaatctttttcgaaataaatttcttttcaatagaT
The Parasteatoda tepidariorum isolate YZ-2023 chromosome 9, CAS_Ptep_4.0, whole genome shotgun sequence genome window above contains:
- the LOC107444615 gene encoding delta-latroinsectotoxin-Lt1a-like; this encodes MRINRTVGISVVTKRDADLDAEYEEAMEEIESMKTKCKALEYGTHTTGLITNLIGDIPDIPLVTDMAKNIAAGVSAVAHVAEYGINIASTAMECDDWNFEEIKAIMEKRFSEIDRKLDKMTQTMEKVTKMVTKTLYSVEKTREEMKWGFKTILATLKNLEIQTILSKINKFSRYFQEKRDEIIRLPADQFVFRLTEKDGILSYLKKVRLPEGLHSYLLELMDKKSNFTIPENADDSKAFQALYVLIYGTQTYATVLFFLLKQHCFLADYYYQKGKDKEFNVQINILITTFNDFKASLTGDKGLINDVIETLDEVKNKDFIQDVKNELYVDISKREDALKELKSKITGMVLNVIEDMPQPVDDIDFSGTVIPSNYGDWDVKSKVRYAVQLRKNGAYSKFSQWTEPVKVESQANPIVKVPRDEQGRQRLVFRKFNENKAELVYVLTKSQVEFRDVDRDLYDAVGSKDQIKALEYIPKLLKGGANVNAVFETKRNVMHAAAESGNVKIAMRYLSNDTQDELVNARDERGFTPLHVAAGTKISKFVYFLVTHNASINAQTKLDRLTPLHIASKKGYYSTVKYLLAADKIEINQKEKSGYTSLHFAVRGTPKTIKLLLEDEKILVNAKSNFGLTPFHLAVMKGDRGICDALLNSGKVDVNAGNKDNLTPLHFAAMEGNIDMIQYLLSGKKEVEEVNVNAVTSDNNWTPLFVTVYFKQENAALEFLKHNKIDVSISSKENVTLLQLSVATGQMNVFDEILKKDSNPEAVSKDGFTALHLAALRSETNFTAKLLDKNVNINAKADDGSTPLHLASKSDRTDQVILLVNRGANVKLYDNKELLPLQYLIRNNNLEAMKTMINKYPSFSDLTTEEGFAIVKYCYYFIFSKIYDYYKNKDSIQFRKYKDLPPLEVFNKMGYYEALSIITNKPPSIYLVNATMELANGEIKNCIGREKIKGEAPCNFTITKIKLNFQPNNLTALQLAHSLRNSISRNLNSQSSFKAEVTDVKNYFSNFESSLMQSIDTNGMLLLLDLIIRKFKNERYKRNFKHPSYTLESQVVALKVIEKFSEFVDSISDVPAEELVDLAKLHSDIYKSIEGGNRDMIFSILCDQTRHILNPELLKAFFSDLVTNAPENQNSLNTVAQHCLSKTKNRNANKI